The Streptomyces sp. CC0208 genome window below encodes:
- a CDS encoding nitrate- and nitrite sensing domain-containing protein, with product MRRGFGARNLRVAQKLQAILLIPVLVALVLGGVRVNRTVDTWQSAKDAVRVAELVQAANKYASDAIDERDVSVIPLVKGDRGSSTVAKARHLTDADAKEFNAAVARIPRTDGLQRRIELVRAGERQLPSVRAGAFTSRLSGVRTEESYHAVQHPLMEISNELGFGIASQATYGRTLYAVSLTQAAESLIRAIGTHLLVEDRSKLAKGELQSQIASFSSYVYLEQVALQEYAGFAGTAETARLREALADAEKKGQEQSAEARTQAEAAGKNFVPPPSLARMTGAIATGATATRLAEQGITPETFFAASTLGFDAYRSVEVYLTETALAQAHTIADDARNSAIVNAVLVLAAVLAAFLLATWVARTMSTSMRLLSTSAHEIAGQRLPATLTQLTRTVPGRVDATVEPIPITTTDEIGEVARAFDHVHREAVRLAAEQALLRANINTILSNLARRNQSLIEGQLSMITQLEDREADPDQLENLFQLDHLATRVRRNGENLLVLSGEAPVQQWDQPTPLVDVLRAAVSEVEQYERIQLSGVPEIQIDGRAVNDLVHLLAELLENATTFSSPHAPVDVTAARLPDGRIMLEIHDQGIGLPPEEVAEVNRDLVEPPTVDAAISQRMGLFVVGRLADRHSIRVQLRPSAEGRGTTALVMLPDTVTHRAATEEPDSDTMALVAFVDARFTDGTARADGTWDDEPF from the coding sequence GTGCGCCGAGGATTCGGTGCCCGCAATCTGCGTGTGGCCCAAAAGCTCCAGGCCATCCTGTTGATTCCGGTGCTCGTTGCCCTCGTCCTCGGCGGTGTACGGGTCAACCGCACCGTCGACACCTGGCAGAGCGCCAAGGACGCGGTCCGCGTGGCAGAACTGGTCCAGGCTGCCAACAAGTACGCCAGTGACGCCATCGACGAACGCGACGTCTCCGTCATCCCGTTGGTGAAGGGCGACCGCGGCTCCAGCACGGTCGCCAAGGCCCGGCACCTCACCGACGCGGACGCCAAGGAGTTCAACGCGGCGGTCGCCCGTATCCCGAGGACTGACGGACTCCAGCGCCGGATCGAGCTCGTCCGCGCGGGTGAGAGGCAACTTCCCTCGGTACGCGCGGGCGCCTTCACCTCCCGGCTGTCCGGGGTGCGGACCGAGGAGAGCTACCACGCCGTCCAGCACCCGCTGATGGAGATCTCCAACGAACTGGGCTTCGGCATCGCCAGCCAGGCCACCTACGGGCGCACCCTCTACGCCGTCTCGCTCACCCAGGCCGCCGAGTCGCTGATCCGCGCCATCGGCACCCACCTCCTCGTCGAGGACCGCAGCAAGCTGGCCAAGGGCGAACTGCAGTCCCAGATCGCCTCGTTCAGCTCCTACGTCTATCTCGAACAGGTCGCGCTCCAGGAGTACGCCGGCTTCGCCGGTACCGCCGAGACGGCCAGACTGCGCGAGGCACTGGCGGACGCGGAGAAGAAGGGACAAGAGCAGTCGGCCGAGGCGCGGACGCAGGCCGAGGCGGCCGGCAAGAACTTCGTCCCCCCACCGAGCCTGGCCAGGATGACCGGCGCCATCGCCACCGGCGCGACGGCCACCCGCCTCGCCGAGCAGGGCATCACACCCGAGACCTTCTTCGCGGCCTCGACCCTCGGCTTCGACGCCTACCGCAGTGTCGAGGTCTACCTCACCGAGACCGCGCTGGCCCAGGCACACACGATCGCCGACGACGCCCGCAACTCCGCAATCGTCAACGCCGTGCTCGTGCTCGCCGCCGTCCTCGCCGCCTTCCTCCTCGCGACTTGGGTGGCCCGCACGATGAGCACCAGCATGCGCCTGCTCAGCACCTCCGCCCACGAGATCGCCGGACAGCGGCTGCCGGCCACGCTGACTCAGCTGACCCGCACCGTCCCCGGCAGAGTCGACGCCACCGTGGAACCCATCCCGATCACCACCACGGACGAGATCGGCGAGGTCGCCCGCGCCTTCGACCACGTGCACCGCGAAGCCGTCCGGCTCGCGGCCGAACAGGCCCTGCTGCGCGCCAACATCAACACGATCCTCAGCAACCTGGCCCGTCGTAACCAGTCCCTGATCGAGGGCCAGCTCTCCATGATCACCCAACTGGAGGACAGGGAAGCCGACCCCGACCAGCTGGAGAACCTCTTCCAGCTCGACCACCTCGCCACCCGCGTACGCCGCAACGGCGAGAACCTCCTGGTGCTCAGCGGCGAAGCCCCCGTCCAGCAGTGGGACCAGCCGACGCCCCTGGTCGACGTCCTGCGCGCCGCGGTCTCGGAGGTCGAACAGTACGAGCGCATCCAGCTCTCCGGTGTTCCCGAGATCCAGATCGACGGCCGTGCGGTGAACGACCTGGTGCACCTGCTCGCCGAACTCCTGGAGAACGCCACGACCTTCTCGTCACCGCACGCCCCGGTCGATGTGACCGCCGCGCGGCTGCCCGACGGCAGGATCATGCTCGAGATACACGATCAGGGGATCGGCCTACCGCCCGAAGAGGTGGCCGAAGTCAACCGCGACCTGGTCGAACCGCCCACCGTGGACGCCGCGATCTCCCAACGCATGGGCCTGTTCGTGGTCGGTCGGCTGGCCGACCGGCACAGCATCCGCGTCCAGCTGCGCCCCT